A genomic region of Mugil cephalus isolate CIBA_MC_2020 chromosome 5, CIBA_Mcephalus_1.1, whole genome shotgun sequence contains the following coding sequences:
- the LOC125007847 gene encoding polyadenylate-binding protein-interacting protein 2-like, whose amino-acid sequence MKDPRIGDGSSNMSINEVILNNQFNSDENPFAEFMWMENEEEFNRQVEEELWEEEFIERCFQEMLEEEEQWEWFIPSRDLPPGTVSQLQEQISLLVLDGDVQSDADCEVVVVNSSLNPNAKEFTPGIQKHVM is encoded by the exons ATGAAGGACCCGAGAATCGGCGACGGCTCGTCGAACATGTCGATCAACGAGGTGATCCTGAACAACCAGTTCAACTCCGATGAAAATCCTTTCGCCGAGTTCATGTGGATGGAGAACGAGGAGGAGTTCAACAGGCAG gtggaggaggagctgtgggAGGAGGAGTTCATCGAGCGCTGCTTCCAGGagatgctggaggaggaggagcagtggGAGTGGTTCATCCCGTCCCGAGACCTCCCCCCCGGCACCGTCAGCCAGCTGCAGGAGCAGATCAGTCTCCTGGTCCTGGACGGGGACGTCCAATCAGACGCGGActgtgaggtggtggtg gtgaacAGCAGTCTCAACCCCAACGCCAAGGAGTTCACCCCGGGCATCCAGAAACATGTCATGTGA
- the neurog1 gene encoding neurogenin-1 yields MDSVYSDIDSSSCDFFPHTDDEDSRSSLRSASASPEPDAQPQQQVPQQQKKRRRGRGRSDAPVQVVKKTRRLKANDRERNRMHNLNDALDELRGVLPAFPDETKLTKIETLRFAHNYIWALSETIRIADLQTGRTDAPRLLSLGDAPSPGSDACSWSSSGSSSSSSPAYCASSPGSPSAQDDYRYPQPDAVFGFRSFVAGVY; encoded by the coding sequence ATGGACTCCGTCTATTCCGACATCGACAGCAGCAGCTGCGACTTCTTCCCGCACACCGACGACGAGGACTCGCGCAGCTCCCTGCGCTCCGCGTCCGCGTCCCCGGAGCCCGACGcgcagccgcagcagcaggtgccgcagcagcagaagaagcgGCGCCGCGGCCGCGGGCGCAGCGACGCCCCGGTGCAGGTGGTGAAGAAGACCCGGAGGCTGAAGGCCAACGACCGAGAGAGGAACCGCATGCACAACCTGAACGACGCCCTGGACGAGCTGCGCGGCGTCCTGCCCGCATTCCCCGACGAGACCAAGCTCACCAAGATCGAGACTCTGCGCTTTGCGCACAACTACATCTGGGCTCTGTCGGAGACTATCCGCATCGCCGACCTGCAGACGGGGAGGACCGACGCCCCCCGTCTGCTGAGCCTCGGCGACGCTCCGAGTCCCGGCAGCGACGCCTGCTCCTGGAGCTCCAGcggctcctcgtcctcctcctccccggctTACTGCGCCTCCAGCCCGGGCAGCCCCTCCGCCCAGGACGACTACAGGTACCCGCAGCCGGACGCGGTGTTCGGGTTCCGCAGCTTCGTGGCAGGAGTCTACTGa